From Dreissena polymorpha isolate Duluth1 chromosome 15, UMN_Dpol_1.0, whole genome shotgun sequence, a single genomic window includes:
- the LOC127859335 gene encoding uncharacterized protein LOC127859335 isoform X2 — protein MIFEVKNDDITQQEAAIPTKITGVPETMKLHQVVVKESGTVQSRILSCFCSPDCSCYQPVTTNFNVQPFANPVPLDDDSIVGPQNGADLPCQILNVPVSIDESLVDSYCLVEYDNKPYPGKITEVDDIGVKVSAMHCVGINRYFWPLHKDECWYEKDRIITMLPCEPEKLSGRHQALPLPIWEAVKDKYDL, from the exons ATGATCTTCGAAGTGAAAAACGATGACATCACGCAACAGGAAGCTGCTATTCCAACAAAGATTACCGGCGTTCCAGAGACGATGAAACTCCATCAG GTTGTTGTCAAAGAAAGCGGGACAGTTCAGTCAAGAATCCTGAGTTGTTTCTGTTCACCGGATTGTTCATGTTACCAACCGGTTACAACCAATTTCAATGTCcag CCGTTTGCAAATCCCGTACCGTTGGATGACGACAGCATCGTAGGTCCACAAAACGGGGCTGATCTTCCTTGTCAG ATTCTCAATGTACCAGTCAGTATTGACGAGAGTCTAGTTGACAGCTATTGTTTGGTCGAGTATGATAACAAACCATATCCAGGAAAGATTACCGAAGTAGACGACATCGGTGTGAAAGTTAGTGCAATGCATTGTGTCGGTATCAATCGATATTTCTGGCCTTTACATAAGGACGAATGCTGGTACGAAAAAGATCGTATCATTACCATGTTACCCTGTGAACCAGAGAAGTTGAGTGGCCGTCACCAGGCCCTACCTCTACCAATATGGGAGGCAGTGAAAGACAAATATGATCTTTAA
- the LOC127859335 gene encoding uncharacterized protein LOC127859335 isoform X1 — protein MALTSGERSALWRKRQRNDTEKHEKYKQKERERYLKRKERGNIKLVHDMSEREKRSKRRACKYASEIQSVHFGSSKRQISIHTGVAYFKSKHISFATVSDDLKHSPPGIWAHLDPILLHIRRTTPDIDKIHFVSDGPTTQYRCKSNFYLFSTKIFEYGFVNGGSWNFMEAGHGKGAPDGIGAVVKREADTLVNTHETDITGASALMRGLEKLGSRLMIFEVKNDDITQQEAAIPTKITGVPETMKLHQVVVKESGTVQSRILSCFCSPDCSCYQPVTTNFNVQPFANPVPLDDDSIVGPQNGADLPCQILNVPVSIDESLVDSYCLVEYDNKPYPGKITEVDDIGVKVSAMHCVGINRYFWPLHKDECWYEKDRIITMLPCEPEKLSGRHQALPLPIWEAVKDKYDL, from the exons ATGGCGTTGACAAGCGGCGAAAGATCGGCGCTATGGCGCAAAAGACAGAGAAATGATACAGAAAAACACGAAAAGTACAAGCAAAAAGAAAGAGAGCGATATTTGAAAAGGAAGGAAAGGGGCAATATAAAATTAGTTCACGACATGTCCGAAAGAGAAAAAAGATCAAAGCGACGTGCATGTAAATATGCATCTGAGATTCAGAGTGTACATTTCGGTTCGTCAAAACGCCAAATTTCTATTCACACCGGTGTCGCCTATTTCAAATCCAAGCATATATCTTTCGCAACCGTATCGGACGATTTGAAACACTCCCCTCCTGGAATATGGGCACATCTCGATCCTATCCTCTTGCACATCCGGCGGACCACTCCTGACATCGATAAAATCCATTTCGTCTCCGATGGGCCTACCACACAATACAGGTGTAAATCAAATTTCTACCTCTTTTCTACGAAAATTTTCGAGTATGGCTTTGTAAATGGCGGAAGTTGGAATTTTATGGAGGCAGGACACGGCAAGGGCGCCCCTGATGGTATTGGAGCCGTAGTCAAGCGTGAGGCGGATACACTCGTCAACACCCATGAGACGGACATAACGGGTGCTAGTGCTTTAATGAGAG GTCTGGAGAAACTAGGAAGCCGTTTGATGATCTTCGAAGTGAAAAACGATGACATCACGCAACAGGAAGCTGCTATTCCAACAAAGATTACCGGCGTTCCAGAGACGATGAAACTCCATCAG GTTGTTGTCAAAGAAAGCGGGACAGTTCAGTCAAGAATCCTGAGTTGTTTCTGTTCACCGGATTGTTCATGTTACCAACCGGTTACAACCAATTTCAATGTCcag CCGTTTGCAAATCCCGTACCGTTGGATGACGACAGCATCGTAGGTCCACAAAACGGGGCTGATCTTCCTTGTCAG ATTCTCAATGTACCAGTCAGTATTGACGAGAGTCTAGTTGACAGCTATTGTTTGGTCGAGTATGATAACAAACCATATCCAGGAAAGATTACCGAAGTAGACGACATCGGTGTGAAAGTTAGTGCAATGCATTGTGTCGGTATCAATCGATATTTCTGGCCTTTACATAAGGACGAATGCTGGTACGAAAAAGATCGTATCATTACCATGTTACCCTGTGAACCAGAGAAGTTGAGTGGCCGTCACCAGGCCCTACCTCTACCAATATGGGAGGCAGTGAAAGACAAATATGATCTTTAA